DNA from Bradyrhizobium diazoefficiens USDA 110:
AACGCCCGCAGGCGTTCCACTTCATCGGTTTCGCGCTGGTGCTGTCGGGCGTGTTCGCGGCGTCAAGGAAGCAGGCGAGCTAGCCCGCCTTGTCAGCTCGCCGCGCAGCGTTCTGCGGTCAGGTGCTCGCTGATGGGTTCATCCATACGATTTCCCAAACATAGCCGTCCGGATCTTCGATGTGGCGGTTATACATGAAGCCGAGATCCTGTGCCGGGTTGGGATCGGCGCGACCACCCGCCGCCACCGCGCGAGTCAGCGTTGCATCGACGGCGTCGCGGTCATCGACCGTGAGGGCGATCAAGACCTGACTGTCGCGGCGCGGGTCACCAATCGGGCGTTTGGTGAATTGGCGATAGTGGTCGTGGGTCAGCAGCATCACGCCAATCGCGTCCGTGACCATGAGCGAGGTCGAACTCTCGCCCGAGAACTGAGGGTTCACCGTACCGCCGAGCGCCACATAGAACGCCGTCGATGCGGCGAGATCGCGCACGGGCAGGTTCAGCAGAATCATCCTGGACATTGCTTTTCCTTCTTCAGCGGCGGGATGCCGCGCTATTGCAAAGTTCTGCTTGCGAGAGTGCCTGCCGGCCTCGGGGCCGTTGTGGCGCCTCGCCGTCGGCTGTTACCGTGGATGAACGAGCCCCTAGATGTAGCGCGCCGCGCCCATGCAGAGGGCGGTGATGGCGAGCAGAGCGGCGGCCACGCGCTGGGCGGTCGCGATGCGCGAACGCACATTGGTCGCCTCGCTCGTGCCACGACGC
Protein-coding regions in this window:
- a CDS encoding VOC family protein, which produces MSRMILLNLPVRDLAASTAFYVALGGTVNPQFSGESSTSLMVTDAIGVMLLTHDHYRQFTKRPIGDPRRDSQVLIALTVDDRDAVDATLTRAVAAGGRADPNPAQDLGFMYNRHIEDPDGYVWEIVWMNPSAST